A single genomic interval of Mangifera indica cultivar Alphonso chromosome 5, CATAS_Mindica_2.1, whole genome shotgun sequence harbors:
- the LOC123217416 gene encoding uncharacterized protein LOC123217416 isoform X1 — protein sequence MSDQVVLCVDQLMRSEAVQEEGGGVVVNVAYGSGENEAGPSGSAVDDEMGEEEPLIQVGECRICQEEDSVTNLEIPCACSGSLKYAHRKCVQHWCNEKGDITCEICHQQYQPNYTAPPPPHRLEDTAIDIGGGWTLSGTPLDLRDPRLLAIAEAERHFLEADYDEYDASNASGAAFCRSAALILMALLLLRHALTIPDADGEDDVSTFFSLFLLRAAGFLLPCYIMAWAINILQRRRQRQQEAAALAATQVAFVLQSGQRRALQFAIASGPPAVSQPQPQEPV from the exons atgagtgatCAGGTGGTTTTGTGTGTGGACCAGCTGATGAGGTCGGAGGCCGTACAAGAGGAGGGTGGTGGTGTTGTTGTTAATGTGGCCTATGGTAGTGGGGAAAATGAAGCGGGGCCGTCGGGCTCGGCGGTGGATGATGAAATGGGAGAGGAGGAGCCGTTGATTCAAGTGGGTGAATGTCGCATTTGTCAGGAAGAGGATTCTGTCACCAATTTGGAGATACCTTGTGCTTGTAGTGGCAGTCTCAAG TATGCTCATAGAAAGTGTGTTCAGCATTGGTGCAATGAGAAAGGAGATATAACTTGTGAGATATGTCATCAG CAATATCAACCAAATTACACTGCTCCACCTCCTCCTCACCGCTTGGAAGATACTGCTATTGATATTGG TGGAGGGTGGACCCTATCTGGCACCCCTCTGGACTTGCGAGATCCTCGCCTCTTGGCCATTGCGGAGGCAGAGCGACACTTTTTGGAAGCGGACTATGATGAGTATGATGCTTCAAATGCAAGCGGAGCTGCATTTTGCCGTTCAGCTGCTTTAATT TTAATGGCTCTTTTACTTTTGCGGCATGCACTGACCATCCCAGATGCTGATGGAGAAGATGATGTGTCTACCTTTTTCTCT CTTTTCTTGCTTCGGGCCGCTGGATTTCTTTTGCCCTGCTACATCATGGCTTGGGCCATCAATATATTGCAGCGTCGAAGGCAAAGACAG CAGGAGGCGGCTGCATTGGCTGCGACACAAGTAGCATTTGTACTACAATCCGGACAACGGAGGGCTCTGCAGTTTGCAATAGCCTCAGGACCACCTGCAGTGAGTCAGCCACAGCCCCAGGAACCTGTTTGA
- the LOC123217416 gene encoding uncharacterized protein LOC123217416 isoform X2, with protein MSDQVVLCVDQLMRSEAVQEEGGGVVVNVAYGSGENEAGPSGSAVDDEMGEEEPLIQVGECRICQEEDSVTNLEIPCACSGSLKYAHRKCVQHWCNEKGDITCEICHQQYQPNYTAPPPPHRLEDTAIDIGGGWTLSGTPLDLRDPRLLAIAEAERHFLEADYDEYDASNASGAAFCRSAALILMALLLLRHALTIPDADGEDDVSTFFSLFLLRAAGFLLPCYIMAWAINILQRRRQRQEAAALAATQVAFVLQSGQRRALQFAIASGPPAVSQPQPQEPV; from the exons atgagtgatCAGGTGGTTTTGTGTGTGGACCAGCTGATGAGGTCGGAGGCCGTACAAGAGGAGGGTGGTGGTGTTGTTGTTAATGTGGCCTATGGTAGTGGGGAAAATGAAGCGGGGCCGTCGGGCTCGGCGGTGGATGATGAAATGGGAGAGGAGGAGCCGTTGATTCAAGTGGGTGAATGTCGCATTTGTCAGGAAGAGGATTCTGTCACCAATTTGGAGATACCTTGTGCTTGTAGTGGCAGTCTCAAG TATGCTCATAGAAAGTGTGTTCAGCATTGGTGCAATGAGAAAGGAGATATAACTTGTGAGATATGTCATCAG CAATATCAACCAAATTACACTGCTCCACCTCCTCCTCACCGCTTGGAAGATACTGCTATTGATATTGG TGGAGGGTGGACCCTATCTGGCACCCCTCTGGACTTGCGAGATCCTCGCCTCTTGGCCATTGCGGAGGCAGAGCGACACTTTTTGGAAGCGGACTATGATGAGTATGATGCTTCAAATGCAAGCGGAGCTGCATTTTGCCGTTCAGCTGCTTTAATT TTAATGGCTCTTTTACTTTTGCGGCATGCACTGACCATCCCAGATGCTGATGGAGAAGATGATGTGTCTACCTTTTTCTCT CTTTTCTTGCTTCGGGCCGCTGGATTTCTTTTGCCCTGCTACATCATGGCTTGGGCCATCAATATATTGCAGCGTCGAAGGCAAAGACAG GAGGCGGCTGCATTGGCTGCGACACAAGTAGCATTTGTACTACAATCCGGACAACGGAGGGCTCTGCAGTTTGCAATAGCCTCAGGACCACCTGCAGTGAGTCAGCCACAGCCCCAGGAACCTGTTTGA